From a single Hevea brasiliensis isolate MT/VB/25A 57/8 unplaced genomic scaffold, ASM3005281v1 Scaf1, whole genome shotgun sequence genomic region:
- the LOC110642471 gene encoding UDP-glycosyltransferase 87A2-like, with amino-acid sequence MSFKHPDIVVSLVVTEEWKSFLSSYILPSKIHLNTIPNVIPSELIRAKDFPGFLEAVATKMEAPFEQLLDRLDSPVNAIIADTYLDWVIGVGNRRNIPVASLWTMSAAVFSILHNFDLLVGYGHFPISLSERGEERVDYIPGIPPTRLLDFPTIFNGTGRQTLYKALKSVSMVSKAQYLLFTSAYELEPSVIDALKLNFCFPLYSLGPMVPFFELDPNSNLATSDDQKVPEYLQWLNSQPKNSVLYVSMGSFLSVSSAQMDEIVAGVINSGVRFLWVSRGEKGLFEDGCGDLGLVVPWCDQLRVLCHPSVGGFWTHCGWNSTLEAAFAGVPMLASPIIWDQTSNSKKIVEDWKIGWRVKQGVEGENLVTREEIAKLVQ; translated from the exons ATGTCATTTAAGCATCCTGATATTGTCGTTTCGTTGGTGGTCACCGAAGAGTGGAAGAGCTTCCTTAGCTCCTATATCTTGCCAAGTAAAATCCACTTGAATACGATCCCTAATGTCATACCCTCGGAGCTTATTCGTGCTAAGGATTTTCCAGGTTTCTTGGAAGCAGTTGCTACAAAGATGGAAGCTCCTTTCGAGCAACTTCTTGATCGGCTTGATTCGCCGGTGAATGCTATTATAGCCGATACTTACTTGGATTGGGTGATCGGAGTTGGGAATCGGAGGAATATTCCGGTTGCTTCTCTTTGGACAATGTCAGCTGCAGTATTTTCTATCTTGCACAATTTTGATCTCCTCGTCGGATATGGGCATTTTCCGATCTCGTTATCCG AAAGAGGAGAAGAGCGTGTGGATTACATCCCTGGAATTCCTCCAACACGTCTATTAGATTTTCCTACAATCTTTAATGGAACTGGCAGACAAACTCTTTACAAAGCGCTGAAGTCTGTTTCAATGGTGTCTAAAGCACAATACCTTCTATTCACTTCTGCTTACGAGCTTGAACCATCAGTTATTGATgctttaaaattgaatttttgctTTCCACTCTACTCTTTAGGTCCTATGGTACCTTTTTTTGAGCTAGATCCCAATTCTAATTTAGCTACTAGTGATGATCAAAAAGTCCCTGAATACTTACAGTGGCTAAATTCTCAACcaaaaaattctgtgttatatgtCTCAATGGGAAGCTTCCTTTCAGTTTCAAGTGCCCAAATGGATGAAATTGTAGCTGGGGTAATAAACAGTGGCGTTAGGTTCTTGTGGGTATCTCGTGGTGAAAAGGGTCTATTTGAAGATGGTTGTGGGGATTTGGGATTAGTGGTTCCATGGTGTGATCAATTGAGAGTTTTGTGTCATCCTTCTGTTGGTGGTTTTTGGACACATTGTGGTTGGAATTCTACTTTAGAAGCTGCTTTTGCTGGAGTTCCAATGCTTGCTTCTCCTATAATTTgggatcaaacttccaatagtaaAAAAATTGTGGAAGATTGGAAGATTGGGTGGAGAGTGAAACAAGGGGTTGAAGGTGAAAACTTGGTAACAAGAGAAGAAATTGCAAAACTTGTGCAG